One part of the Aspergillus fumigatus Af293 chromosome 7, whole genome shotgun sequence genome encodes these proteins:
- a CDS encoding putative GDP-D-mannose dehydratase, whose product MERYYTILFQFCPRWLSSLGYQVHGLIRPFSQRREAMNPPLHDEVTLRFGDLSDLGKLLQILSEIPIIEEIYHLAEQSHVGVSFQTPLLTSDANALGSLRLLEAVRILDLGRSTRIYSATTSELYGTDFPAPQTKETPFHPVSPYTVAKQFQFWTK is encoded by the exons ATGGAAAGATATTATACTATCCTGTTTCAATTTT GCCCAAGGTGGCTTTCATCACTA GGCTACCAAGTTCATGGCCTTATTCGACCATTCTCGCAGAGGCGGGAAGCTATGAATCCCCCTCTGCATGATGAGGTGACCCTTCGTTTTGGAGACTTGTCTGACTTGGGCAAACTCCTCCAGATATTGAGTGAAATCCCGATCATTGAAGAAATATACCATCTGGCTGAACAGTCTCACGTTGGTGTATCATTCCAGACACCGCTATTAACAAGCGATGCTAACGCCTTGGGATCTCTTCGATTGCTAGAAGCAGTGAGGATCCTAGACCTAGGAAGAAGTACCCGAATATATAGT GCAACTACCTCGGAGCTCTACGGGACCGACTTCCCTGCACCGCAGACCAAAGAGACTCCATTCCATCCGGTTTCTCCTTATACTGTTGCCAAGCAATTCCAGTTCTGGACTAAGTAA
- a CDS encoding fumarylacetoacetate hydrolase family protein, whose amino-acid sequence MAEFKYLIHFADENGDRFFADIDSTEPLTGAQINAYRSFEDLKERKNGVIRAIAKLLPPVPVHDLPIYCVGLNYKSHAKEANLNIPANPPIWTKPAAALAGPNETIAMNRFCSSHLPDWEGELCFVTSRECRDLSIEEAPSCILGYTIGNDLSCRFFQLPEQSGGQFFYAKAFDRFAPVGPVLVHPSVWHKAEKTARLVTRVNGHVKQDSHLSTDMINTPARILSWMSQGTTIPAYTILMTGTPAGVGAFQTPRQFLKDKDSVDVEITGLGVLQNRVAFEEGQDNML is encoded by the exons ATGGCCGAATTCAAATATCTGATCCACTTTGCAGATGAAAACGGAGACAGGTTCTTTGCTGATATCGACTCTACGGAGCCCCTTACTGGGGCACAAATCAATGCATATCGCTCATTTGAGGACctgaaggagaggaagaatggtGTAATTAGGGCTATTGCAAAG CTCCTCCCTCCAGTGCCTGTACACGATCTGCCGATCTACTGCGTGGGACTTAATTATAAGAGCCATGCAAAAGAAGCAAAT CTGAATATACCCGCAAATCCACCGATATGGACAAAGCCCGCCGCTGCTCTAGCAGGTCCCAATGAGACAATTGCAATGAACCGGTTCTGTTCATCACACTTACCAGACTGGGAG GGCGAGCTCTGCTTTGTGACCTCGCGCGAGTGTCGTGACCTTAGCATTGAAGAGGCACCGTCTTGTATCCTAGGCTATACCATCGGCAACGACCTATCCTGCCGTTTCTTTCAACTTCCCGAGCAGTCCGGTGGGCAATTCTTCTACGCCAAGGCTTTCGATAGGTTTGCTCCTGTTGGCCCGGTGCTGGTTCATCCGTCTGTTTGGCATAAGGCTGAGAAGACAGCCCGACTGGTGACACGCGTCAATGGACATGTCAAGCAGGACTCTCACCTGAGCACGGATATGATTAACACGCCGGCGAGAATACTCAGTTGGATGTCGCAGG GCACCACAATTCCCGCGTATACGATTCTTATGACGGGCACACCAGCGGGAGTGGGCGCATTCCAGACCCCTCGGCAATTCCTCAAGGATAAGGATTCGGTCGATGTTGAGATTACCGGACTCGGAGTGCTACAAAACCGAGTTGCGTTCGAAGAGGGCCAGGACAATATGCTGTGA
- a CDS encoding WD40 repeat domain-containing protein yields MALLQLYSSGLIFTPQKALNRGNFVRNPPGWLSKGPKVEETWSPELQTVGGLSHWVWSVAFSQDGQLLASGSDDKTIKLWDPTTGALKHTLVGHSDSILSVAFSQDGQFLASGSDDETIKLWDPTTGALKHTLEGHSDSILSVAFSQDGQFLASGSHDKTIKLWDPTTGNLKHTLEGHSDWVRSVAFWKDSQLLASGSDDKTTRLWDPTTGALKHTLEGHSDSIRSVAFSQDGQLLASGSDDETVKLWDPTTSFLMQTLEGHSDSVWTVAFSQDGQLLASGSRDRTIKLWDPAIGAVKHTLEGHSDWVRSVAFSQNSRFLASGSYDKTIKLWDPTTGNLKHTLEGHSDWVQSVAFSQNSSGISPLAPSTYSGCWRY; encoded by the coding sequence ATGGCGCTGCTCCAGCTGTACAGCTCCGGGCTGATTTTCACACCACAAAAAGCATTGAATAGAGGGAATTTCGTGAGAAATCCTCCTGGTTGGTTATCCAAAGGCCCAAAAGTGGAAGAGACTTGGAGTCCAGAATTGCAAACCGTGGGGGGCCTTTCTCATTGGGTTTGGTCTGTCGCTTTTTCACAAGACGGCCAGCTTCTAGCATCTGGCTCCGATGACAAAACTATCAAActctgggatcccaccactggcgcCCTCAAGCATACTCTGGTGGGCCATTCTGATTCAATTCTATCAGTCGCCTTCTCACAAGATGGCCAGTTTCTTGCATCTGGCTCTGATGACGAAACtatcaagctctgggatccTACCACTGGCGCCCTCAAGCATACTCTAGAGGGCCATTCTGATTCAATTCTGTCAGTCGCCTTCTCGCAAGATGGCCAGTTTCTAGCATCCGGCTCTCACGACAAAACTATTAAGctctgggatcccaccactggcaACCTCAAGCATACTTTGGAAggccattctgattgggTCCGATCAGTCGCCTTCTGGAAAGATAGCCAGCTTCTAGCATCTGGCTCTGATGACAAAACTACCAGGctctgggatcccaccactggcgcCCTCAAGCATACTCTAGAGGGCCATTCTGATTCAATTCGGTCAGTCGCCTTCTCACAAGATGGTCAGCTTCTAGCATCTGGCTCCGACGACGAAACTGtcaagctctgggatcccaccactaGCTTCCTCATGCAGACTCTAGAGGGCCATTCTGATTCAGTTTGGACAGTCGCCTTCTCACAAGATGGCCAGCTTCTAGCATCCGGCTCTCGTGATAGAACtatcaagctctgggatccTGCCATTGGGGCTGTCAAGCATACTCTGGAAGGTCATTCTGATTGGGTTCGGTCAGTCGCTTTCTCGCAAAATAGCCGGTTTCTTGCATCCGGCTCTTACGACAAAACTATTAAGctctgggatcccaccactggcaACCTCAAGCATACTTTGGAAggccattctgattgggTCCAATCAGTCGCGTTCTCTCAAAATAGTTCTGGGATCTCACCACTGGCGCCTTCAACGTACTCTGGGTGTTGGCGGTATTAA
- a CDS encoding zinc knuckle domain protein codes for MAVPPAGDPETAPRTPENSARDGGEAALPPVRRGRSARLQNQTTIIPTVEFPSLGDGKTRITTQVVGNLISNLKDIIQHQSKIIESTRQEIKEFRNEQQTLRDQNLNLLKEVHDLRAQIETWAASPQTKTWAAVAAEAAAGETQIRAPRKEPNCIRISTARPAENSDNENHEAFTRYLPTDVANRHIRSALLHAEATKDTEIAGIGTTKTGYVIRFRDEQSATMARNNSEWLEGLGNDTKLVKPRYGVVVHRVPTEDFDLDGDKKGGIEKIMRENGLAETEYQVEDIAWLKRKDIPLGRSASMGIWLNTPEAANSILNNGLLVGQRYIGSVEPYRVERKRCRRCQRFGHLAWSCQERIRCAHCAGQHDQRHCFPGVRPRCSDCNEEHPTGDRRCQKPLNPRSSQ; via the coding sequence ATGGCGGTTCCGCCCGCGGGTGATCCCGAGACCGCCCCAAGAACTCCGGAAAACTCTGCAAGGGACGGTGGTGAAGCTGCACTCCCACCAGTACGAAGAGGACGATCAGCGCGCCTGCAAAATCAAACCACAATCATACCAACGGTTGAATTCCCGTCGCTGGGAGATGGGAAAACAAGAATCACGACCCAAGTGGTGGGCAACCTGATCAGCAACCTGAAGGATATCATCCAACACCAAAGCAAGATCATCGAATCGACCCGACAGGAAATTAAGGAGTTCCGGAACGAGCAGCAAACGCTTCGGGACCAGAATCTGAACCTGCTTAAGGAAGTCCACGACCTCCGAGCACAAATTGAAACCTGGGCGGCCTCTCCCCAAACTAAAACATGGGCCGCAGTTGCAGCCGAAGCGGCAGCCGGAGAGACGCAGATCAGAGCGCCCCGAAAAGAACCGAACTGCATCCGGATTAGCACTGCACGCCCTGCTGAGAACTCAGACAATGAAAACCACGAAGCCTTCACCAGATACTTGCCTACCGACGTTGCCAACAGGCATATCCGCTCTGCCCTGTTGCACGCGGAAGCCACCAAAGACACTGAGATCGCGGGGATTGGAACCACCAAAACAGGCTATGTGATTAGGTTTAGAGACGAACAGTCCGCAACGATGGCTCGGAACAATTCTGAATGGCTAGAAGGATTGGGCAATGATACCAAATTAGTGAAACCTCGGTATGGGGTGGTAGTCCACCGCGTCCCGACTGAAGATTTCGACCTGGACGGAGACAAGAAAGGCGGGATCGAAAAGATTATGCGCGAAAACGGCCTAGCCGAAACAGAATACCAAGTTGAAGATATCGCCTGGTTAAAGAGGAAAGACATACCCCTGGGGCGCTCCGCATCAATGGGCATCTGGCTGAATACCCCGGAAGCCGCCAACTCAATTCTCAATAACGGGCTTCTGGTGGGACAGAGATATATCGGTAGCGTGGAACCCTATCGGGTCGAACGAAAGAGATGTCGCCGCTGTCAACGATTCGGCCATCTCGCCTGGTCATGTCAGGAGCGGATCCGCTGCGCGCACTGCGCCGGCCAACATGACCAACGTCACTGCTTCCCCGGGGTGAGACCCCGGTGTTCAGACTGCAACGAGGAACATCCCACTGGTGACCGGAGATGCCAAAAGCCCCTTAATCCTAGGTCCTCTCAGTGA
- a CDS encoding Pfs, NACHT and WD domain protein, producing the protein MPTLDPHLYTVAWIAPLEIEVQAARHMLDKVHSGGFPVGPGDDYLFHAGEIHGHNVVIATFAAGQRYGTNSAASLASHIRKFFPNLWFGLLVGVAAGLPNHSCSPPRDIRLGDVIVAYSPPSGDSPAIVPYGLGKQKGGDNFELLCNGHSLPQTQRIVGSAIGKLKAENREAQVILGYYRDIPETFTKFPDPGQENDVLYLSDDNLPLPRKRRPDAERTRVWYGSIGSGDQLLKSSRDRDKLRDRYNVIGLEMEAAGVMNEIPVGNIRGVCDYGDERKNKEWQPYAAAMAAAFAKAVLSEIPPKCVAQSSDVKTAFTDKDNSCLRDLLVVDPETELRRIEATKGGLLDDSFRWVLGNTEFRKWRRRQQSQLLWIKGDPGKGKTMLMIGIIKELVLQVQSQPSRSIAYFLCQATDPRLNNATSILRSVIYMLVQQQPHLISRLRKRYDANPNLFESANAFYSLSAIFENMIHDSTQATIYLLVDALDECETGLSDLLKLIARTKFISAAEVKWIVSSRNRDEIEQELEFGTEEASLSLELNASHVSNAVAAFIDDRVSRLKALHRNGALLKQVKEQLRQKSDGTFLWVALVIQEMQKCRRSAAIVELLERTPQGLIPLYDRMLQQIQLFQGQDHELCILVLSIVTLAYRPLHLHELCLLAGLQKQQYGSDDLENIVGMCGSFLTIRGNNVYLVHQSAKDYLSDAKVSAAIFPHGPSAIHHRIFRESLQSLSAKLRRNIYSINNPGATISEIATLQPQPDPLFNLQYSCIYWLDHFIHSKSLERPESSDDQISDFFKQHLLHWLESLGLIGELRHGILSLRKLSACQSQHQDIFREAERFASTNAVIIQEAPLQTYSAALVFCPRENLSKRMYWNQRFNFIEQAYVMHESWDPCIQVLEGHENSVNAVAFSPDGQTVASASDDKTIRLWDAASGAEKQVLKGHENWVNAVAFSPDGQTVASASNDMTIRLWDAASGAEKQVLKGHEKSVNAVAFSPDGQTVASASNDMTIRLWDAASGAEKQVLKGHEKSVNAVAFSPDGQTVASASFDTTIRLWDAASGAEKQVLEGHENCVRAVAFSPDGQTVASASDDMTVWLWDAASGAEKQVLEGHQNWVRAVAFSPDGQTVASASDDKTIRLWDAASGAEKQVLKAHKKWVRAVAFSPDGQTVASASDDKTIRLWDAASGAEKQVLKGHEKSVRAVAFSPDGQTVASASFDTTIRLWDAASGAEKQVLKGHENSVNAVAFSPDGQTVASASDDKTIRLWDAASGAEKQVLKGHENWVSAVAFSPDGQTVASASFDTTIQLWDAASGAEKQVLKGHENSVNAVAFSPDGQTVASASNDTTISNDTTIRLWDAASGAEKHKHHLDVVVTTLSFPDNSCLNTDRGSLSLNHQACNFSIERPENEIFIHKKWVTRSGQRLIWLPPDFRATCTVTSGNNVVLGHASGGLTFLWLN; encoded by the exons ATGCCAACCCTCGACCCGCACCTTTACACCGTCGCATGGATCGCTCCACTCGAGATCGAGGTACAAGCTGCCAGACATATGCTGGATAAGGTGCATTCGGGAGGATTTCCTGTCGGCCCTGGAGATGACTATTTGTTCCACGCCGGTGAGATCCACGGACATAATGTCGTGATCGCTACGTTTGCTGCCGGCCAACGGTATGGCACAAACTCTGCAGCGTCTCTTGCAAGCCACATCAGAAAGTTTTTTCCGAACCTATGGTTTGGGCTTCTCGTGGGTGTTGCTGCGGGTCTCCCAAACCACTCGTGCTCGCCCCCGCGCGATATTCGGCTGGGCGATGTTATTGTGGCTTATTCTCCTCCTAGCGGAGATTCCCCAGCAATTGTACCTTACGGACTCGGGAAACAGAAGGGAGGCGATAACTTCGAGTTGCTCTGCAACGGACATTCCCTGCCTCAAACACAACGCATTGTAGGGTCCGCAATCGGTAAGCTCAAGGCGGAAAACCGAGAGGCACAAGTGATACTGGGCTACTACAGGGATATACCGGAGACATTCACGAAGTTTCCAGACCCTGGACAAGAAAACGACGTTCTTTACTTATCCGACGATAATCTACCACTTCCACGAAAACGCCGGCCGGACGCTGAACGTACGCGCGTCTGGTACGGATCAATCGGCTCCGGAGACCAGCTGCTGAAAAGTAGCCGAGATCGAGATAAATTAAGAGACAGATACAATGTAATTGGTCTAGAAATGGAGGCCGCCGGCGTCATGAACGAAATCCCAGTGGGAAATATTCGCGGGGTTTGCGATTATGGCGACGAGCGAAAGAATAAAGAATGGCAGCCTTACGCAGCGGCGATGGCAGCGGCCTTCGCGAAAGCAGTGCTGTCGGAGATCCCCCCAAAGTGTGTTGCACAATCATCAGATGTCAAAACAG CTTTTACAGATAAAGATAATTCCTGCCTGCGGGATTTGCTGGTCGTGGATCCAGAAACCGAGCTGCGACGCATCGAGGCCACGAAGGGTGGTTTACTGGATGATTCCTTTCGGTGGGTCTTGGGTAATACTGAATTCCGGAAATGGCGTAGGCGCCAACAAAGCCAGTTGCTTTGGATTAAGGGTGATCCTGGCAAGGGCAAGACCATGCTTATGATTGGGATAATTAAAGAACTGGTACTGCAAGTTCAGTCGCAGCCATCACGATCAATTGCCTACTTCCTCTGCCAAGCAACGGACCCCAGACTGAATAATGCCACCAGTATCCTACGGAGTGTGATCTATATGCTGGTCCAGCAACAGCCGCATTTGATCTCACGTTTGCGAAAAAGATATGACGCGAACCCAAACCTGTTCGAAAGCGCAAATGCGTTCTACAGCCTGTCTGCGATTTTCGAAAATATGATCCACGATTCCACACAAGCCACGATCTATCTACTCgtcgatgctcttgatgagTGTGAAACCGGCCTATCTGATCTCCTTAAACTTATTGCAAGAACTAAGTTTATATCGGCTGCAGAGGTGAAGTGGATTGTCTCTAGCCGAAACAGggatgagattgagcaaGAGCTAGAATTTGGCACCGAGGAAGCCAGCCTCAGCCTGGAGCTAAATGCGAGCCATGTATCTAATGCGGTTGCGGCATTTATTGATGACAGAGTGTCTCGGCTAAAGGCACTCCATCGAAATGGAGCCCTCTTGAAACAAGTCAAGGAACAACTGCGTCAAAAGTCAGATGGCACATTCCTATGGGTGGCCTTGGTGATCCAAGAAATGCAGAAGTGCCGGCGTTCAGCAGCAATAGTTgagctgttggagagaacCCCCCAAGGCTTGATCCCACTCTATGATCGGATGCTTCAACAGATACAACTTTtccaaggccaagatcatGAATTATGTATACTGGTCCTCTCAATTGTGACGCTTGCATACCGACCACTTCATCTACATGAATTATGTCTCTTAGCTGGCTTGCAGAAGCAACAATACGGCTCTGATGACTTGGAGAATATTGTGGGCATGTGCGGATCATTTCTTACAATTCGCGGTAACAATGTTTATCTGGTACATCAATCTGCCAAAGACTACCTTAGTGATGCCAAGGTATCAGCTGCTATTTTCCCGCATGGACCCTCTGCAATACATCACAGAATATTCCGCGAGTCTCTGCAGAGCCTCTCAGCCAAACTACGACGCAACATTTACAGCATTAATAACCCAGGAGCTACAATCTCTGAGATAGCAACTCTTCAACCACAGCCTGACCCGCTGTTTAACTTGCAATACAGTTGCATATATTGGTTGGACCATTTTATCCATTCTAAGTCCCTGGAGAGGCCTGAATCATCAGATGATCAAATATCtgatttcttcaagcaaCATCTCCTCCACTGGTTAGAAAGCCTTGGCCTGATTGGCGAGCTCCGGCACGGGATCCTAAGCCTCAGAAAGCTTTCAGCTTGTCAGAGTCAGCATCAGGATATCTTTAGGGAGGCTGAAAGATTCGCAAGTACTAATGCAGTGATAATACAGGAGGCACCTTTACAAACATATAGTGCCGCACTTGTCTTCTGCCCCCGAGAAAACTTAAGCAAAAGAATGTACTGGAATCAGCGGTTTAACTTTATAGAGCAGGCATATGTCATGCACGAGTCCTGGGACCCATGTATACAGGTCCTCGAGGGCCATGAGAACTCTGTCAACGctgtggccttctcaccggACGGGCAGACGGTGGCGTCCGCTTCCGatgacaagaccatccggctctgggaCGCGGCCTCCggtgctgaaaagcaggtcCTTAAGGGCCATGAGAACTGGGTCAACGcagtggccttctcaccggACGGGCAGACAGTGGCGTCCGCTTCCAATGACAtgaccatccggctctgggaCGCGGCCTCCggtgctgaaaagcaggtcCTTAAGGGCCATGAGAAATCTGTCAACGctgtggccttctcaccggATGGGCAGACGGTGGCGTCCGCTTCCAATGACAtgaccatccggctctgggaCGCGGCCTCCggtgctgaaaagcaggtcCTTAAGGGCCATGAGAAATCTGTCAACGctgtggccttctcaccggACGGGCAGACGGTGGCGTCCGCCTCCTTTGACACgaccatccggctctgggaCGCGGCCTCCggtgctgaaaagcaggtcCTCGAGGGCCATGAGAACTGTGTCAGGGctgtggccttctcaccaGACGGGCAGACAGTGGCGTCCGCTTCCGATGACATGACAGTCTGGCTCTGGGACGCGGCCTCTggtgctgaaaagcaggtcCTCGAGGGCCATCAGAACTGGGTCAGGGctgtggccttctcaccaGACGGGCAGACGGTGGCGTCCGCTTCCGatgacaagaccatccggctctgggaCGCGGCCTCCggtgctgaaaagcaggtcCTTAAGGCCCATAAGAAATGGGTCAGGGctgtggccttctcaccaGATGGGCAGACGGTGGCGTCTGCTTCCGatgacaagaccatccggctctgggaCGCAGCCTCCggtgctgaaaagcaggtcCTCAAGGGCCATGAGAAATCTGTCAGGGctgtggccttctcaccggATGGGCAGACAGTGGCGTCCGCCTCCTTTGACACgaccatccggctctgggaCGCAGCCTCTggtgctgaaaagcaggtcCTTAAGGGCCATGAGAACTCTGTCAACGcagtggccttctcaccggACGGGCAGACAGTGGCGTCCGCTTCCGatgacaagaccatccggctctgggaCGCGGCCTCCggtgctgaaaagcaggtcCTTAAGGGCCATGAGAACTGGGTCAGCGCTGTAGCCTTCTCACCTGATGGGCAGACAGTGGCGTCCGCTTCCTTTGACACGACCATCCAGCTCTGGGACGCAGCCTCTggtgctgaaaagcaggtcCTTAAGGGCCATGAGAATTCTGTCAACGcagtggccttctcaccggACGGGCAGACAGTGGCGTCCGCTTCCAATGACACGACCATTTCCAATGACACgaccatccggctctgggaCGCGGCCTCCGGTGCTGAGAAGCATAAACATCATCTTGACGTAGTAGTAACTACTTTGTCATTCCCAGATAACAGCTGCCTCAATACTGACCGCGGTTCGCTTTCTTTGAACCACCAAGCTTGCAACTTCTCCATTGAACGGCCAGAGAATGAAATATTCATACATAAGAAATGGGTGACTCGCAGCGGGCAGCGCTTGATCTGGCTTCCACCAGACTTTCGGGCGACATGTACGGTTACCAGTGGCAATAATGTGGTTCTTGGCCATGCATCAGGCGGCTTGACATTTTTGTGGTTGAATTAA